One genomic segment of Hordeum vulgare subsp. vulgare chromosome 2H, MorexV3_pseudomolecules_assembly, whole genome shotgun sequence includes these proteins:
- the LOC123429654 gene encoding origin of replication complex subunit 6 — protein MDMSAIAARLGLSGSRPVVRKAAELRRLCDINFDSSVLGIGEVCKAIICLEIAATKFQVIFDRSEAVRMSGMSEKAYIRSFNALQNGLGVKTTLDVRELGIQFGCVRLIPFVQKGLALYKERFLAALPPSRRSSTDFGRPVFTAAAFYLCAKRHKLKVDKLKLIDLCGTSSSEFTTVSTSMGDLCFDVFGIAKEKKDPTSIKGNRELLDVLPSKRKHEDDSDHSDESSGDDNDDELDLPTHKRHKKMEKQAYNQWKSSVISTNKQTKPDPTKPRKQAQLNFKKKLPDAALEVPPPAN, from the exons ATGGACATGTCGGCGATCGCCGCCCGCCTCGGCCTCTCGGGGTCCCGCCCCGTCGTGCGCAAGGCCGCCGAGCTCCGCCGCCTCTGCGACATCAACTTCGACTCCTCCGTCCTCGGCATC GGGGAGGTGTGCAAGGCCATCATCTGCCTCGAGATCGCCGCCACCAA GTTTCAGGTGATATTTGATCGGTCAGAGGCGGTGCGGATGAGCGGGATGTCGGAGAAGGCATACATCAGATCGTTCAACGCGCTGCAGAATGGGCTTGGCGTCAA GACGACATTGGATGTGCGTGAATTGGGCATCCAGTTCGGCTGTGTCAGGTTGATACCTTTCGTGCAGAAGGGGCTGGCGCT GTACAAGGAGCGTTTCTTGGCTGCATTGCCTCCTTCTCGCCGCTCCAGCACGGACTTTGGCCGGCCAGTGTTTACTGCTGCAGCATTCTATTTATGTGCAAAGAGGCATAAG CTCAAAGTTGACAAACTGAAGCTAATTGACCTCTGTGGTACATCTAGCTCTGAATTTACAACG GTTTCAACATCCATGGGAGACCTTTGTTTTGATGTTTTTGGGATagccaaggagaagaaggatccaACCTCCATCAAAGGGAATAGAG AACTGCTGGATGTTTTGCCTAGCAAAAGGAAACATGAGGATGACAGCGATCATTCTGATGAATCATCAggggatgacaacgatgatgagctTGAT CTACCAACTCACAAAAGGCACAAGAAGATGGAGAAACAAGCGTACAATCAGTGGAAGTCTTCAGTTATCTCCACCAACAAGCAAACCAAACCAG ACCCTACTAAGCCCAGGAAGCAGGCTCAGCTGAACTTCAAGAAGAAGCTGCCAGACGCCGCCTTGGAAGTGCCGCCACCAGCCAATTAA